One Onthophagus taurus isolate NC chromosome 11, IU_Otau_3.0, whole genome shotgun sequence genomic window carries:
- the LOC111417918 gene encoding protein sly1 homolog, whose product MSIRQKQINALKQMLNLNQPQNKLGASEPVWKVLVYDRVGQDIISPLISVKELRELGVTLYVQLHSDRDPIPEVPAIYFCVPNEENLGRISQDFQNGTYDIYHLNFISPISRQKLEDLASAAIQANSVANIHKVYDQYINFISLEDDMFILKHQNSDDLSYYAINRGDIKDTEMDLIMNSMVDSLFSFFVTMGSVPIIRSPKGNAAEMVAKQLDKKLRDNLFDARNNLFQNDAQAGNFNFQRPLLIILDRNVDMATPLHHTWTYQALAHDVLDLTLNRVVIEEPAVGGARSKTRPCELDSKDKFWSSHKGSPFPTVAEAIQEELEQYRSSEEEVKRLKNSMGIDNDTDLAVSMVSDNTAKITSAVNSLPQLLEKKRLIDMHTTIATAILNYIKSRKLDSFFELEEKIMSKVLTEKNLMDIIQDRETGTVEDKMRLFIIYFICTPSITEGEFKKFEGVLAEAGCDTSAMNFIKRWRNFSKMTSPSNQYEGSGTKTVNMFSKLVSQGSSFVMEGVKNLVVKRHNLPVTKIVDLLMEFKSSSEMDEYHYLDPKQLRLTDIPRNRSPFQDAIVFIVGGGNYIEYQNLVDYAKQKSISGNVKRIVYGCSTLNNGKQFLKQLSMLGREM is encoded by the exons ATGTCGATTAGACAAAAACAAATCA ATGCTTTGAAgcaaatgttaaatttaaatcaaccgCAAAATAAATTGGGTGCTTCTGAACCTGTATGGAAAGTGTTGGTTTATGATCGCGTAGGACAAGATATAATTTCGCCCTTAATATCGGTTAAAGAATTAAGAGAGTTAGGGGTTACATTGTACGTTCAATTACATTCCGATCGAGATCCAATCCCAGAAGTTCcagcaatttatttttgcGTTCCAAACGAAGAGAATTTGGGCCGCATTAGccaagattttcaaaatggtacTTACGACATTtaccatttaaattttatctcgCCTATTTCGCGACAAAAACTTGAAGATTTAGCCTCCGCCGCGATCCAAGCAAACTCAGTGGCCAACATCCACAAAGTGTACGATcaatacattaattttatatcgcTCGAAGATgatatgtttattttaaagcaTCAAAACAGCGATGATTTATCTTATTACGCTATAAACAGAGGTGATATTAAAGACACGGAAATGGATTTGATTATGAATTCGATGGTTGATagcttattttcattttttgttacaaTGGGGAGTGTTCCGATTATACGAAGCCCCAAAGGAAACGCGGCCGAGATGGTCGCTAAACaattagataaaaaattaagagatAATCTATTTGACGcgagaaataatttatttcaaaatgatgCCCAAGCgggtaattttaattttcaaagaccGCTGTTGATTATTTTGGATAGAAACGTTGATATGGCAACTCCGTTACATCACACTTGGACTTATCAAGCTTTAGCTCACGACGTTTTGGATTTAACGCTAAATCGGGTTGTTATTGAAGAACCGGCCGTTGGTGGGGCTCGCTCGAAAACACGGCCATGCGAATTAGATTCAAAAGACAAGTTTTGGTCGTCTCATAAAGGTTCACCATTTCCGACGGTTGCGGAAGCGATTCAAGAAGAATTGGAGCAATATAGATCATCAGAGGAGGAAgttaaaaggttaaaaaacTCGATGGGTATTGATAACGACACGGATCTTGCTGTATCTATGGTTTCGGATAACACGGCTAAGATAACATCAGCTGTTAATTCATTACCACAGTTATTAGAGAAGAAGCGATTAATCGATATGCACACAACGATAGCGACggctattttaaattatattaagtcGAGGAAATTGGATAGTTTCTTTGAgttggaagaaaaaattatgagTAAGGTGTTAAcggaaaaaaatttgatggaTATTATTCAAGATCGAGAAACGGGAACCGTCGAGGATAAAATGagattgtttataatttattttatttgtactCCAAGTATTACCGAAGgggagtttaaaaaattcgagGGGGTTTTAGCTGAAGCCGGTTGTGACACTTCCGCTATGAATTTTATCAAAAGGTGGCGAAATTTTTCTAAGATGACTTCGCCAAGTAATCAATACGAAGGGAGCGGGACTAAAACGGTTAATATGTTTTCGAAATTAGTTTCGCAAGGATCTTCTTTTGTGATGGAAGGTGTTAAAAATTTAGTCGTTAAAAGACAC AATTTACCCGTTACAAAAATAGTGGATCTTTTAATGGAATTTAAAAGTAGTTCCGAAATGGATGAGTATCATTATTTGGATCCAAAACAATTACGTTTAACggatattccaagaaatcgctCCCCATTTCAAGACGCGATCGTTTTTATTGTTGGAGGTGGAAATTATATTGAATATCAAAACTTGGTGGATTAcgcaaaacaaaaaagtatCTCTGGAAACGTGAAGCGAATCGTTTATGGTTGTTCAACGTTGAATAAcggaaaacaatttttaaagcaATTATCTATGTTGGGGAGGGAAATGTAA
- the LOC111417922 gene encoding electron transfer flavoprotein regulatory factor 1-like, which translates to MSSQRSKVINLYKTLLHLGKDYPSGYDFFRTRLHRAFMKNKDEKDPEKIEKMLAHGQYIIKELEALYMLKKYRTMKRRYYNEDNK; encoded by the exons atgtcttCACAACGAagtaaagttataaatttatacaaaacg ttattacaTTTGGGTAAAGATTATCCATCGGGATACGATTTTTTCCGAACCAGACTTCACCGAgcttttatgaaaaataaagatgaaaAGGATccagaaaaaatcgaaaaaatgttGGCTCACGGACAATATATCATTAAGGAATTAGAAGCTTTGTATATGTTGAAAAAATATCGCACTATGAAAAGGCGATATTATAATGaagataataaataa
- the LOC139431870 gene encoding electron transfer flavoprotein regulatory factor 1-like: protein MSSQRSKVIDLYKTLLHLGKDYPSGYDFFRTRLHRAFMKNKDEKDPEKIEKMLAHGQYIIKELEALYMLKKYRTMKRRYYNGDNK from the exons atgtcttCACAACGAAGTAAAGTTATAGATTTATACAAAACg ttATTACATTTGGGTAAAGATTATCCATCGGGATACGATTTTTTCCGAACCAGACTTCACCGAGCTTTCAtgaaaaataaagatgaaaAGGATccagaaaaaatcgaaaaaatgttGGCTCACGGACAATATATCATTAAGGAATTAGAAGCTTTGTATATGTTGAAAAAATATCGTACTATGAAAAGGCGATATTATAATGgagataataaataa